Proteins co-encoded in one Geothermobacter hydrogeniphilus genomic window:
- a CDS encoding two-component system sensor histidine kinase NtrB yields MPDSVPSRRQLKPSRKQLGWFLLLRVVFICIFLGGTVVYQVRDGLTSAHPALPFFYLLIGLSFAHALASAVSLPRVKNLVFFTHTQIAWDLVFCFLLIALTGGTESPFPFLFVFIIISSSVFFSTREILIVAAASSILYGGLIDFQYYQVLPHPAGLPGLEPVAGREAFYTIFIHVVAFFLTALLSGALSERWRRSEAALAEQRIDYDELEALNKAILGNISSGLMIVNSQGRIRLFNRAAEMICGRSLKDVYNRRVDELFPGLEIMSGQGFVFHQRAEGEIRDASGQRKVLGYATSGIRDPRNRELGLLVSFQDLTQVKEMEEQLKRSDRLAAIGRLSAAMAHEIRNPLASISGSVQLLMETEGVSDEDRRLMGIVVKEADRLSSLLTDFLTYARPRPPQTEDCDISGLLDELIDMCGTDPRFDQVVFIRDYESGIRFLVDRDQVRQALWGILINAAEAMGSAGEIRIGVNREQGLIAIEDSGPGIPPDIAERVFEPFFTTKAAGSGLGLATVYSLIDGHGGRVEMTTGALGGARFLLCFGPGLVLS; encoded by the coding sequence ATGCCAGATTCCGTGCCGTCGAGACGACAGTTGAAACCATCCCGCAAGCAGCTGGGGTGGTTTCTGCTGTTGCGGGTCGTTTTCATCTGTATCTTCCTCGGTGGAACGGTCGTTTACCAGGTCCGGGACGGTTTGACCTCCGCCCATCCCGCGCTCCCCTTTTTCTACCTGCTGATCGGGCTTTCCTTTGCTCACGCCCTTGCCAGCGCCGTGTCGCTGCCCCGGGTGAAGAACCTGGTTTTTTTCACCCACACCCAGATCGCCTGGGATCTGGTTTTCTGTTTTCTGCTGATTGCTCTGACCGGCGGGACCGAGAGCCCTTTTCCTTTCCTGTTCGTCTTTATCATCATCAGTTCCAGTGTCTTTTTTTCGACCCGTGAAATCCTGATCGTGGCTGCCGCCTCTTCGATTCTGTACGGGGGACTGATCGACTTTCAGTATTATCAGGTTCTGCCGCATCCGGCGGGGCTGCCGGGACTGGAGCCGGTTGCCGGGCGGGAAGCGTTTTATACCATTTTTATCCACGTCGTCGCCTTCTTCCTCACCGCCCTGTTGAGTGGCGCCCTGTCGGAACGCTGGCGGCGCAGTGAAGCTGCCCTGGCCGAACAGCGCATCGATTACGATGAGCTTGAAGCTCTGAACAAGGCGATTCTCGGCAACATCAGCAGCGGCTTGATGATCGTCAACAGCCAGGGGCGAATCCGTCTCTTCAATCGGGCCGCCGAAATGATCTGCGGACGCAGTCTGAAGGATGTCTACAATCGGCGGGTCGATGAGCTTTTCCCCGGTCTGGAAATTATGTCCGGGCAGGGATTTGTTTTCCATCAACGGGCTGAAGGGGAGATTCGTGACGCGTCCGGGCAACGGAAGGTTCTCGGTTACGCCACCAGCGGCATTCGTGATCCACGCAACCGGGAACTTGGTCTGCTGGTCAGTTTCCAGGACCTGACCCAGGTCAAGGAGATGGAGGAACAGCTCAAGCGCAGTGACCGTCTTGCCGCCATCGGCCGGCTCTCGGCGGCCATGGCGCATGAAATCCGCAATCCCCTGGCGTCGATCAGCGGTTCCGTTCAGTTGCTGATGGAGACCGAGGGGGTCAGTGACGAAGATCGTCGCCTGATGGGGATTGTCGTCAAGGAAGCGGACCGTCTGAGCAGCCTGCTGACCGATTTTCTGACCTATGCGCGACCGAGGCCGCCCCAGACTGAGGATTGTGACATCTCCGGTCTGCTGGACGAACTGATCGATATGTGTGGTACGGATCCCCGCTTCGACCAGGTTGTATTCATCCGGGACTATGAGAGTGGTATCCGTTTTCTGGTCGATCGAGACCAGGTACGCCAAGCTCTCTGGGGGATCTTGATCAACGCTGCCGAGGCCATGGGCAGCGCAGGCGAAATCCGTATCGGTGTCAACCGGGAGCAGGGTCTGATTGCCATCGAGGATTCAGGCCCGGGGATTCCTCCGGATATCGCCGAGCGGGTTTTTGAACCCTTTTTCACGACCAAGGCCGCCGGCAGCGGTTTGGGCCTGGCAACGGTCTATTCCCTGATTGACGGGCATGGGGGACGTGTTGAAATGACAACCGGTGCTCTTGGCGGCGCCCGTTTTCTGCTCTGTTTCGGACCCGGTCTGGTGTTGTCCTGA
- a CDS encoding type II secretion system F family protein — protein MAKFAWEGKTRTGKVQKGTMEAPDQGAVTAALRRQGIMPSSIKERGRGMDMEIRIPGLEPKVTTKDLVVFTRQFATMIDAGLPLVQCLDILSRQQDNKTFKKILTEIKESVESGSTFADALAKHPKAFDELYVNLVAAGEVGGILDTILNRLAAYIEKALKLKKQVKSAMTYPATVVGIAVVVIGVILIFVIPQFEKMFHDFGGELPAPTQVVIALSNFIQHYILVIIGGIVLLIFAFKKIYATSKGRSAIDEFSLKLPIFGVLIRKVAVAKFTRTLGTMISSGVPILDGLEIVAKTAGNKTVEKAIYQVRSSISEGKTIAEPLEKSGVFPPMVCQMIAVGEQSGAIDTMLNKIADFYDDEVDDAVSNLTSMMEPLLMLFLGTTVGGLVIAMYLPIFKLAGTVGG, from the coding sequence ATGGCCAAGTTTGCCTGGGAGGGAAAGACTCGAACCGGCAAAGTCCAGAAGGGAACCATGGAGGCCCCTGACCAGGGGGCGGTGACGGCGGCTCTGCGTCGCCAGGGAATCATGCCCTCGTCGATCAAGGAACGGGGCAGGGGCATGGACATGGAGATCAGGATCCCCGGCCTCGAACCGAAGGTCACCACCAAGGACCTGGTTGTTTTCACCCGCCAGTTCGCCACCATGATCGATGCCGGTCTGCCGCTGGTCCAATGCCTGGATATCCTCTCCCGACAACAGGACAACAAGACCTTCAAGAAAATCCTCACCGAGATCAAGGAGAGTGTCGAGTCCGGGTCCACCTTTGCCGACGCGTTGGCCAAGCACCCCAAGGCCTTCGATGAACTCTATGTCAACCTGGTCGCCGCCGGCGAGGTCGGCGGTATCCTCGACACCATTCTCAACCGTCTCGCCGCCTATATTGAAAAGGCCCTCAAGTTGAAGAAACAGGTCAAGAGCGCCATGACCTACCCGGCGACCGTGGTCGGCATCGCCGTGGTTGTCATCGGCGTCATCCTGATCTTCGTTATTCCGCAGTTTGAGAAGATGTTTCATGACTTCGGCGGCGAACTGCCCGCTCCGACACAGGTTGTTATCGCCCTGAGCAACTTCATCCAGCATTACATTCTGGTCATCATCGGCGGAATCGTGTTGCTGATCTTTGCCTTCAAGAAGATATACGCTACGTCCAAAGGGCGTTCGGCAATCGATGAATTTTCGTTGAAACTGCCGATCTTTGGGGTGCTGATCCGCAAGGTCGCCGTGGCCAAGTTCACCCGGACTCTCGGCACCATGATTTCCAGCGGTGTACCCATTCTCGATGGCCTGGAGATTGTCGCCAAGACCGCCGGCAACAAGACGGTTGAAAAGGCCATCTACCAGGTCCGCTCCAGTATCAGCGAGGGCAAGACCATTGCCGAGCCGTTGGAGAAATCCGGCGTATTCCCGCCCATGGTGTGTCAGATGATTGCCGTCGGCGAGCAGTCCGGCGCCATCGACACCATGCTCAACAAGATTGCGGATTTCTATGACGACGAAGTCGATGACGCGGTCAGCAACCTGACATCGATGATGGAGCCGCTGCTGATGCTTTTCCTCGGCACCACGGTCGGTGGACTGGTCATCGCCATGTACCTGCCGATTTTCAAGCTGGCCGGTACTGTCGGAGGTTGA
- a CDS encoding type IV pilin protein: protein MLKKFRKNQKGFTLIELLIVVAIIGILAAIAIPQFASYRQKAYNSAAQSDLKNTKTNLESYYADYQHYPNSNS from the coding sequence ATGCTGAAAAAGTTCCGCAAGAATCAAAAGGGTTTCACCCTCATCGAGCTGCTGATCGTCGTCGCGATCATCGGCATCCTGGCCGCCATCGCCATCCCGCAGTTTGCCTCCTATCGGCAGAAGGCTTACAATAGCGCGGCCCAGTCGGATCTGAAGAACACCAAGACCAACCTGGAGTCGTATTACGCCGACTACCAGCATTATCCGAATTCGAACTCTTGA
- the aroE gene encoding shikimate dehydrogenase, translating to MGGLTGKTRVLGIFGDPVTHSLSPAMQNAALRQAGIDAIYVPFHVTPEQLPRAVEGMRALRIWGVNVTIPHKEAICPLLDEVDADAALIGAVNTVVLRDGRLVGCNTDGDGLVASLQTDLQFDPRGRRILLLGAGGTSRSVAVALARAGAERITIANRTRSRARQLAADFTTVLPGTSFATIGLEGSELAVAVAECDLVVNSTSIGLQGEAFAGFPWQCLSAETRCYDIVYRRGGTPWLLRAERQGCRCADGLGMLAAQGELAFRIWTGQSPPSGVMKCRLLAEVATS from the coding sequence GTGGGCGGGCTGACCGGCAAAACCAGGGTTCTGGGTATTTTCGGTGATCCGGTGACGCATTCCCTGTCCCCCGCTATGCAGAATGCCGCGTTGCGGCAGGCGGGGATCGATGCCATCTATGTTCCCTTTCACGTGACTCCCGAACAACTGCCGCGGGCAGTGGAAGGAATGCGGGCTCTGCGGATATGGGGGGTCAATGTCACCATCCCGCACAAGGAGGCAATCTGCCCGCTGCTTGACGAAGTTGATGCCGACGCCGCCCTGATCGGGGCGGTCAACACGGTGGTTCTGCGGGACGGTCGGCTGGTTGGCTGCAATACCGACGGCGACGGTCTGGTCGCCTCGCTGCAGACCGATCTGCAATTTGATCCGCGTGGCCGACGCATTCTGTTGCTCGGTGCCGGCGGCACGAGTCGGTCCGTCGCGGTCGCCCTGGCGCGTGCCGGGGCCGAGCGGATCACCATTGCCAATCGAACCCGCAGTCGGGCGCGACAACTGGCGGCGGACTTCACGACAGTGCTTCCGGGCACATCCTTTGCAACAATCGGACTTGAAGGGTCGGAACTGGCCGTCGCGGTTGCCGAGTGCGATCTGGTGGTGAACAGTACCTCCATCGGTCTGCAGGGTGAGGCCTTTGCCGGGTTCCCCTGGCAATGTCTGTCGGCCGAGACCCGCTGCTACGATATCGTCTATCGTCGCGGCGGCACCCCCTGGCTGCTTCGAGCCGAACGACAGGGTTGTCGATGCGCCGACGGCCTCGGCATGCTGGCGGCCCAGGGAGAGCTGGCGTTCAGAATCTGGACCGGCCAGAGTCCGCCATCCGGCGTGATGAAGTGTCGGCTTTTGGCAGAAGTTGCAACAAGTTAG
- a CDS encoding tetratricopeptide repeat protein, protein MRKSFLVFLILLACYVALQVPLTRCMAQRPLVVRLGYIPDGRVLRVALGDQRLLASEFSMLRLMLYFGSLVESWKRQVLVPPEYFNMYRTAEAAIKLDPYNMDAYYFSQAAFTWEVGHAGDVNRLLKYGMKYRHWDWYLPYFIGFNAAYFLKDFKTGADYMRQAAELSGNALLARLSARYFYESGRSELGIAFLRSMIGRERDPKVRQAYQLRLQALERVHQIEKAVAEFRQRYQRLPKRIEELVALGLLPDLPADPYGGTFFLDASGRVRSNSNFSKIRQ, encoded by the coding sequence ATGAGAAAGAGCTTTCTGGTTTTTCTCATTTTGCTGGCCTGTTACGTTGCCTTGCAGGTCCCACTGACGAGGTGCATGGCACAACGGCCGCTTGTCGTTCGTCTTGGTTACATTCCGGACGGCCGGGTTCTGCGTGTGGCCCTGGGAGACCAGCGGTTGTTGGCCTCGGAATTTTCCATGTTGCGACTGATGCTTTATTTCGGCTCGCTCGTGGAAAGCTGGAAGCGGCAGGTGCTTGTGCCGCCGGAATATTTCAACATGTATCGCACTGCGGAGGCGGCGATCAAACTCGACCCCTATAATATGGATGCCTATTATTTTTCCCAGGCGGCTTTTACCTGGGAGGTGGGTCATGCGGGCGATGTCAACCGGCTTCTCAAATACGGGATGAAGTACCGCCATTGGGATTGGTATCTCCCCTACTTCATTGGGTTTAATGCGGCGTATTTTCTCAAGGACTTCAAGACGGGGGCTGACTATATGCGGCAGGCGGCCGAGTTGTCCGGGAATGCCCTGCTGGCCCGGCTGTCCGCGCGGTATTTCTATGAATCGGGACGCAGCGAACTAGGAATTGCCTTCTTGCGCAGTATGATCGGACGGGAACGGGATCCGAAGGTACGTCAGGCATATCAGTTGCGGCTGCAGGCCCTGGAGCGGGTGCACCAGATAGAAAAGGCGGTGGCCGAGTTTCGGCAGAGATACCAACGCCTGCCGAAAAGGATCGAGGAACTGGTGGCATTGGGATTGCTGCCGGATTTGCCTGCAGATCCCTATGGCGGGACATTCTTTCTGGATGCTTCCGGCCGGGTGCGCAGCAACAGCAACTTCAGCAAAATACGTCAATAA
- a CDS encoding ABC transporter ATP-binding protein, producing MSTIEIRNLHKTYKGKRRNQVRALTDLNLTVEQGEVFGFLGPNGAGKSTTIKILTGQIAPTKGLALINGVPVTNPSARSSLGYLPENPAFYQFLTAEEYLFFVGRIQQMDASAIRAAAQRVLGLLELDHAARRPIKGYSKGMVQRLGLAQALLHDPDLLIFDEPMSGLDPVGRALVKKIIKQLKQEGKTVFFSTHITTDVEEVCDRVAVLVNGRLQALEAVDTLLQKGIEGYRIFGRMPGAEASQRLVSPSELKTTLENLLQTDFQVERIEPVRQNLEDFFLATIKDSPNADR from the coding sequence ATGTCGACGATTGAAATCCGGAATTTGCATAAAACGTACAAAGGGAAGAGACGTAATCAGGTTCGAGCGCTGACCGATTTGAATTTGACCGTTGAACAGGGTGAGGTTTTTGGTTTTTTGGGGCCCAATGGGGCCGGAAAGAGCACGACGATCAAAATCCTGACCGGCCAGATTGCACCGACAAAGGGGCTGGCGTTGATCAATGGTGTTCCCGTGACGAATCCGTCGGCCCGCAGTAGCCTTGGCTATCTACCGGAAAATCCTGCCTTTTACCAGTTTCTTACCGCTGAGGAATATCTGTTTTTTGTCGGACGGATCCAGCAGATGGATGCGTCGGCCATCCGTGCTGCCGCTCAACGGGTATTGGGATTGCTGGAGCTGGATCACGCCGCCAGGCGTCCGATCAAGGGGTACAGCAAGGGCATGGTGCAGCGTCTCGGTCTGGCCCAGGCCCTGTTGCATGACCCCGACCTGCTTATTTTCGATGAGCCGATGAGTGGCCTTGATCCGGTCGGTCGGGCGCTGGTGAAAAAGATTATCAAGCAATTGAAGCAGGAGGGGAAAACAGTCTTTTTCAGCACGCACATCACCACCGATGTGGAAGAGGTGTGTGACCGGGTGGCGGTTTTGGTGAATGGCCGTCTGCAGGCCCTGGAGGCGGTCGATACCTTGCTGCAGAAGGGGATAGAGGGCTATCGTATCTTTGGCCGGATGCCGGGAGCGGAAGCCAGTCAGCGACTGGTTTCGCCGTCCGAGCTGAAAACGACTCTCGAGAACCTGCTGCAGACCGACTTTCAGGTCGAACGCATTGAGCCGGTGCGACAGAACCTGGAAGATTTTTTCCTGGCAACGATAAAGGACAGCCCGAATGCGGATCGGTAA
- a CDS encoding sigma-54-dependent transcriptional regulator — translation MSSSGYHILVVDDEESMREFLSIMLHREGYRVDAVQDGSQAVERLKQKTYDLVITDIQMPRLDGFGVLAHVLERSPETVVIMITAFSTTEQAVEAMKLGAYDYITKPFRNDEIRLIVKNALERKELRHENLQLKKELGQRYAFGNLIGKSKPMREVYELVEKVADSRVNVLITGESGTGKEMVARAIHYNSERGDQPFVPINCGAIPENLLESELFGHEKGSFTGAIQRKEGLFEVADGGTLFLDEIGELPAMMQVKLLRVLQDREIRRVGGTKNQQVDVRIVAATNKDLESEVAEGNFREDLFYRLNVIRIDLPPLRRRREDIPLLIEHFFEKYSPSEKVDIAEDAMRTLLDYQWPGNIRELENVVERCTVLSQGRGLTSDCLPPQMLRTGTVGSGGLLELPENGLDLDDYLAGIEKDILLKALERTGGVRKKAAELLNISFRSIRYRLAKFGFGEDDDAGGS, via the coding sequence TTGAGCAGCAGCGGATATCATATCCTTGTCGTCGACGACGAAGAGAGCATGCGGGAATTTCTCAGTATCATGCTGCATCGTGAGGGCTACCGGGTTGACGCGGTGCAGGATGGCAGCCAGGCGGTTGAACGGCTGAAACAAAAGACTTACGACCTGGTGATTACCGATATCCAGATGCCGCGGCTTGACGGTTTCGGGGTCCTGGCACATGTTCTGGAACGTTCCCCCGAGACGGTGGTGATCATGATCACCGCTTTTTCGACCACCGAACAGGCGGTCGAGGCGATGAAGCTCGGCGCTTATGATTACATCACCAAGCCCTTCCGCAACGACGAGATTCGTCTGATTGTCAAGAATGCCCTGGAACGCAAGGAACTGCGCCACGAAAATCTGCAGTTGAAAAAAGAGCTCGGCCAACGCTATGCCTTCGGCAACCTGATCGGTAAAAGCAAGCCGATGCGCGAGGTCTATGAACTGGTCGAGAAGGTTGCCGACAGCCGGGTTAACGTATTGATCACCGGTGAGAGCGGCACCGGCAAGGAAATGGTGGCCCGGGCCATTCATTACAACAGTGAGCGGGGTGATCAGCCCTTCGTGCCGATCAACTGCGGGGCAATCCCGGAAAACCTGCTTGAAAGTGAATTGTTCGGTCATGAAAAGGGTTCCTTCACCGGGGCGATTCAGCGCAAGGAGGGCCTGTTCGAGGTGGCCGACGGCGGCACCCTGTTTCTGGATGAAATCGGCGAACTGCCGGCGATGATGCAGGTCAAGCTGCTGCGGGTGCTGCAGGACCGCGAGATCCGCCGGGTCGGCGGGACGAAAAACCAGCAGGTCGATGTGCGGATCGTCGCCGCCACCAACAAGGATCTTGAATCGGAGGTCGCCGAAGGGAATTTTCGCGAAGATCTCTTCTACCGACTCAACGTCATTCGTATTGATCTTCCGCCTCTGCGCCGCCGACGGGAAGATATCCCCCTGCTGATCGAACATTTTTTCGAAAAGTACAGCCCCTCGGAGAAGGTCGATATCGCCGAAGACGCCATGCGCACCCTGCTCGATTACCAGTGGCCGGGCAATATCCGGGAACTGGAGAACGTTGTCGAACGCTGCACGGTTCTCAGCCAGGGGCGGGGGCTGACCAGTGACTGCCTGCCGCCGCAGATGCTGCGCACCGGAACTGTCGGTAGCGGCGGACTGCTGGAACTGCCGGAAAACGGTCTTGACCTGGATGATTATCTGGCCGGAATCGAAAAGGACATCCTGCTCAAGGCCCTTGAACGCACCGGTGGGGTGCGCAAGAAAGCGGCCGAGTTGCTGAATATATCGTTTCGTTCTATCCGTTACCGACTGGCCAAGTTCGGCTTCGGAGAAGATGATGACGCGGGAGGGTCATAA
- a CDS encoding type IV pilus twitching motility protein PilT — translation MASIHQLLKTMVEAGGSDLHITTGTPPQLRVDGQMVPLKLPPLLPADTKQLCYSILTDAQKRKFEEENELDLSFGVKGLARFRGNIYMQRGAIAGAFRLIPYKFLTFDELGLPPVVSRIAQRPRGLVLVTGPTGSGKSTTLASIIDYINEQRHEHIITIEDPIEYLHPHKKCVVNQREVGADTHSFKKALKYILRQDPDIVLLGELRDLETIEAALTIAETGHLCFATLHTNSCVQTINRIVDVFPPHQQTQVRTQLSFVLEGVLSQTLIPKADGRGRALAIEVMVPNMAIRALIRDDKVHQIYSQMQMGQEKFGMQTLNQSLFMLYHGKKISLEMAMMRSQDTDELKQMIANPASVLKRGIQSGSGARPVATQM, via the coding sequence ATGGCCAGTATTCATCAGCTTCTCAAGACCATGGTTGAGGCGGGCGGTTCGGACCTGCACATTACCACCGGAACCCCGCCGCAGTTGCGGGTTGACGGACAGATGGTGCCGCTCAAGCTGCCCCCGCTGCTTCCGGCTGACACCAAGCAGCTCTGCTACAGCATTCTGACCGATGCCCAGAAACGCAAGTTCGAGGAAGAGAATGAACTTGACCTTTCCTTCGGGGTCAAAGGTCTGGCCCGTTTTCGCGGCAACATCTATATGCAGCGGGGTGCCATCGCCGGAGCTTTCCGGCTGATCCCCTACAAGTTCCTGACTTTCGATGAGCTCGGTCTGCCGCCGGTTGTCTCCCGCATCGCCCAACGGCCGCGCGGCCTGGTGCTGGTGACCGGGCCGACCGGCAGCGGCAAGTCGACCACCCTGGCTTCGATTATCGATTACATCAACGAACAGCGGCACGAGCATATCATCACCATCGAAGACCCGATCGAGTACCTGCATCCGCACAAGAAGTGCGTGGTCAACCAGCGTGAAGTCGGTGCCGACACCCATTCGTTCAAAAAAGCGCTCAAGTATATTCTGCGCCAGGACCCCGACATCGTCCTGCTCGGGGAGCTGCGGGATCTGGAAACGATCGAAGCGGCCCTGACCATTGCCGAGACCGGTCACCTCTGTTTTGCCACTTTGCACACCAACTCCTGTGTTCAGACCATCAACCGGATTGTCGATGTCTTTCCACCCCATCAGCAGACCCAGGTACGGACCCAGCTTTCCTTCGTGCTTGAGGGGGTTCTTTCGCAGACGCTGATTCCCAAGGCTGACGGTCGGGGCAGGGCGCTGGCCATTGAGGTGATGGTGCCGAACATGGCCATTCGTGCCCTGATCCGCGATGACAAGGTTCATCAGATCTATTCACAGATGCAGATGGGGCAGGAAAAGTTCGGTATGCAGACCCTCAACCAGTCCCTCTTCATGCTTTATCACGGCAAGAAGATCAGCCTGGAGATGGCGATGATGCGGTCTCAGGATACAGACGAACTGAAGCAGATGATCGCCAACCCCGCGTCGGTGCTGAAACGGGGCATTCAATCCGGCAGCGGCGCGCGTCCCGTTGCCACGCAAATGTGA
- the pilB gene encoding type IV-A pilus assembly ATPase PilB: MTSNRLGELLVRNNLIDDAQLAKALEEQKTSGGRLGASLIKLGFIKEEELAAFLSRQYGVPSINLAEFEIDSTVIKLIPAEVAQKYQIVPINRAGATLIIAMSDPSNIFAIDDIKFMTGYNVEVVVAPEQSIKEAIDRYYDQSASFDDVMGDLEDIDLEVIDDEDDVDVNELEKASEDAPVVKLVNLILTDAIKRGASDIHIEPYEKSFRVRYRIDGVLYEVMKPPMKLKNAITSRLKIMSEMDIAERRLPQDGRIKIKLPGGKDMDYRVNCLPTLFGEKVCLRLLDKSNLQLDMTKLGYEENALKWFKEQIHKPFGMVLVTGPTGSGKTVSLYSALAELNKTTENISTAEDPVEFNFAGINQVQMHEEIGLNFASALRAFLRQDPDIIMIGEIRDFETAEIGVKAALTGHLVLSTLHTNDAPSTINRLLNMGIEPFLVASAVNLITAQRLGRRVCSNCKEPEDIPKEALIEAGVPANRLDEVVCYKGRGCSNCNDTGYKGRVGIYQVMPMFEDIREMVLAGANTAEIKRESMRLGVKTMRQAALTKLEEGMLSFEEVVRCTVADD; this comes from the coding sequence ATGACCAGTAACCGGCTCGGCGAACTGCTGGTTCGCAATAATCTGATCGATGATGCCCAGCTCGCCAAGGCGCTTGAAGAGCAGAAAACCAGCGGTGGTCGACTCGGTGCCAGCCTGATCAAGCTCGGCTTCATCAAGGAAGAGGAACTGGCCGCTTTCCTTTCCCGTCAGTATGGTGTCCCGTCGATCAATCTGGCCGAATTTGAAATCGATTCGACCGTTATCAAGCTGATTCCCGCCGAAGTCGCCCAGAAATATCAGATCGTTCCGATCAACCGCGCCGGCGCCACGCTCATCATCGCCATGAGCGATCCCTCCAATATCTTCGCCATCGACGACATCAAGTTCATGACCGGCTACAACGTCGAAGTTGTGGTCGCGCCCGAACAGTCGATCAAAGAGGCCATCGACAGGTACTATGACCAGAGCGCGTCCTTCGATGATGTCATGGGCGACCTGGAGGATATCGACCTGGAAGTCATCGACGATGAGGACGATGTCGATGTCAATGAGCTGGAAAAGGCCAGTGAGGATGCCCCGGTTGTCAAACTGGTCAACCTGATCCTGACCGATGCCATCAAGCGCGGCGCCTCGGATATCCATATCGAGCCTTACGAGAAATCGTTTCGCGTCCGCTATCGGATCGACGGCGTGCTTTACGAGGTGATGAAGCCGCCGATGAAGCTGAAAAACGCCATCACCTCGCGGCTCAAGATCATGTCCGAGATGGATATCGCCGAGCGGCGCCTGCCGCAGGACGGGCGAATCAAGATCAAGCTGCCCGGCGGCAAGGATATGGACTACCGGGTCAACTGCCTGCCGACGCTGTTCGGTGAGAAGGTCTGCCTGCGGCTGCTCGACAAGTCGAACCTGCAGCTTGACATGACCAAGCTCGGCTACGAGGAGAACGCCCTCAAGTGGTTCAAGGAACAGATCCACAAGCCTTTCGGCATGGTCCTGGTGACCGGTCCGACCGGCTCCGGCAAAACGGTGTCGCTCTATTCAGCCCTGGCGGAATTGAACAAAACCACGGAAAATATCTCCACCGCCGAGGACCCGGTCGAATTCAACTTCGCCGGCATCAACCAGGTGCAGATGCACGAGGAGATCGGCCTCAATTTTGCGTCCGCCCTGCGCGCTTTTCTGCGACAGGATCCCGATATCATCATGATCGGCGAAATCCGGGATTTCGAGACCGCGGAGATCGGGGTCAAGGCGGCTCTGACCGGTCACCTGGTGCTGTCAACTCTGCATACCAACGATGCCCCGAGTACTATCAACCGGTTGCTCAACATGGGGATCGAACCGTTTCTGGTCGCCTCGGCGGTCAACCTGATTACCGCCCAGCGTCTCGGCCGCCGGGTCTGTTCCAACTGCAAGGAGCCGGAAGATATTCCGAAGGAAGCATTGATTGAAGCCGGCGTCCCGGCCAACAGGCTCGACGAGGTGGTCTGCTACAAGGGGCGCGGTTGTTCCAATTGCAATGACACCGGCTACAAGGGACGGGTCGGTATCTACCAGGTGATGCCGATGTTCGAGGATATTCGCGAGATGGTGCTGGCCGGGGCCAATACCGCGGAAATCAAGCGGGAATCGATGCGCCTCGGTGTCAAGACCATGCGCCAGGCGGCTCTGACCAAACTGGAGGAGGGGATGCTCTCCTTTGAAGAGGTGGTGCGCTGTACCGTTGCCGACGATTGA